In the genome of Deinococcus seoulensis, one region contains:
- a CDS encoding NAD(P)/FAD-dependent oxidoreductase, producing MHDAVVIGSGLAGLTAARVLERAGQRVRVLEAAPFVGGRVHSRAVNGFTLDAGYQVLFPAYPAVRRHLDLGALDLVPVPSSAVVRRGARTDTLGSPLSDPAALPSTLLSGVLSVPDKARVAALALKLRAPAPHTLLRGEDQSTEAFLREFGFSEGALDRFFRPFFGGIFLRRELDTSARLFRYYFRMLMDGGAALPRAGMGEVAAQLAGGLDVVTGVRATHLKSHASHVTVTTSAGELDARQVIVATDPDGAAALTGQPTGRGSLGSTYLHYAAPHGLDRETRLLLNAEAGFINNAHWLSNVILQRAPQGQSLLTVTVLGLPDLDDDALDARVRGELDRWYGPQTATLRTLLVERIRHAQYPQPAGYAATLAGHATPLSGVILAGEATSMSGIQGAMESGEKAAAIVLNDPAGMSRPRGA from the coding sequence ATGCATGACGCAGTGGTGATCGGCAGTGGGCTGGCAGGACTCACGGCGGCGCGGGTTCTGGAGCGCGCCGGGCAGCGGGTGCGGGTGCTGGAGGCCGCGCCGTTCGTGGGGGGCCGCGTGCACTCGCGCGCCGTGAACGGATTCACGCTGGACGCCGGGTATCAGGTGCTGTTCCCGGCGTACCCGGCCGTGCGGCGGCACCTGGACCTGGGCGCGCTGGACCTGGTGCCCGTGCCGTCGTCGGCGGTCGTGCGGCGCGGCGCGCGGACCGACACGCTCGGCAGTCCCCTGAGCGACCCGGCGGCGCTGCCCTCGACCCTGCTGAGCGGCGTGCTGAGCGTGCCCGACAAGGCGCGCGTGGCGGCGCTGGCCCTGAAGCTGCGCGCCCCGGCACCCCACACGCTGCTGCGCGGCGAGGACCAGTCCACCGAGGCGTTCCTGCGGGAGTTCGGGTTCAGTGAGGGCGCGCTGGACCGCTTCTTCCGGCCGTTCTTCGGGGGGATCTTCCTGCGGCGCGAACTGGACACCAGCGCACGCCTGTTCCGTTACTACTTCCGGATGCTGATGGACGGCGGCGCGGCCCTGCCCCGCGCGGGCATGGGCGAGGTGGCGGCGCAACTGGCGGGCGGGCTGGACGTGGTGACCGGCGTGCGCGCCACGCACCTGAAATCCCACGCGTCGCACGTGACCGTGACCACCAGCGCCGGGGAACTGGACGCGCGGCAGGTGATCGTCGCGACCGACCCGGACGGCGCCGCCGCCCTGACCGGCCAGCCCACCGGGCGCGGCAGCCTGGGCAGCACGTACCTGCACTACGCCGCGCCGCACGGCCTGGACCGCGAGACGCGGCTGCTGCTGAATGCCGAGGCGGGCTTCATCAACAACGCGCACTGGCTGTCGAACGTGATCCTGCAGCGCGCCCCGCAGGGCCAGTCGCTGCTGACCGTGACCGTCCTGGGCCTCCCGGACCTCGACGACGACGCCCTGGACGCCCGCGTGCGCGGCGAACTGGACCGCTGGTACGGCCCGCAGACCGCCACGCTGCGGACCCTGCTGGTCGAACGCATCCGCCACGCGCAGTACCCGCAGCCTGCCGGGTACGCCGCCACGCTCGCCGGTCACGCCACGCCCCTGAGCGGCGTGATCCTGGCGGGCGAGGCGACCTCCATGAGCGGCATCCAGGGCGCCATGGAAAGCGGTGAGAAGGCCGCCGCCATCGTCCTGAACGACCCGGCTGGCATGAGCCGCCCCAGGGGCGCATGA
- a CDS encoding cytochrome c oxidase assembly protein, translated as MSAPAPLTTAGTAAVNTAGNLNPTLADLLAPTPDPWLLIPTLLAAGVYLWRFSASRGTPAGRAGWPVWRAALFALGTVLLLITTQSRAATMTQSSMALYMGRLMILAELVPPLLVLGLPRSLHLNARTGLGRALNVLLDPWVALAVWTAVIVFWNVPAGFNASVVSNTAGALLPALYLLSSLMVWSVILRPLPSVQPSGIGSRGWFGLLAALPMMAVASVWLYSPQVLYTPYVSALCLWNYTPLQNQQLSGWIMMLAGLPALALAFIQLFAWLIKLSEGQGMPPQPPTRPPAPPTRP; from the coding sequence ATGAGCGCCCCGGCCCCCCTGACCACTGCCGGGACCGCCGCCGTGAACACTGCCGGGAACCTGAACCCCACCCTGGCCGACCTGCTGGCCCCCACCCCGGACCCCTGGCTGCTGATTCCCACGCTGCTGGCCGCCGGCGTGTACCTGTGGCGGTTCAGCGCCTCACGCGGCACGCCCGCAGGCCGGGCGGGCTGGCCGGTCTGGCGGGCCGCGCTGTTCGCGCTGGGGACGGTGCTGCTGCTGATCACCACCCAGAGCCGCGCCGCCACCATGACCCAGAGCAGCATGGCGCTGTACATGGGCCGCCTGATGATCCTGGCGGAACTCGTGCCGCCCCTGCTGGTGCTGGGATTGCCGCGCAGCCTGCACCTGAACGCCCGCACCGGCCTGGGCCGCGCCCTGAACGTCCTGCTGGACCCCTGGGTGGCGCTGGCCGTCTGGACGGCCGTGATCGTCTTCTGGAACGTTCCCGCCGGATTCAACGCCAGCGTCGTCTCGAACACCGCCGGGGCGCTGCTGCCCGCCCTGTACCTGCTGAGCAGCCTGATGGTCTGGAGCGTCATCCTGCGCCCACTGCCCAGCGTGCAACCCTCCGGCATCGGCTCGCGCGGCTGGTTCGGGCTGCTCGCGGCGCTGCCCATGATGGCCGTCGCCAGCGTGTGGCTGTACTCCCCCCAGGTGCTGTACACGCCGTACGTGAGCGCCCTGTGCCTGTGGAACTACACGCCGCTGCAGAACCAGCAACTGAGCGGCTGGATCATGATGCTCGCCGGACTGCCCGCCCTGGCCCTGGCGTTCATTCAGCTGTTCGCGTGGCTGATCAAACTCTCCGAGGGACAGGGCATGCCGCCGCAACCTCCCACCCGGCCGCCCGCGCCGCCCACCCGACCCTGA
- a CDS encoding SCO family protein — protein MTAPTPPESTHPESGPAARPWYVSALLAVAAVTLLLLAAWGYARLRSPYPYYGTSYPAGTAAQPFSGTDQRGQPFTFTPGAGADAGQVTAVFFGFTHCPNICPLSLTYLNRVRAALTPEQQARFRIVLVSVDPDRDTPERLNEYVSFFGKGSAGVRIPEPALAAVARDYGVGYQKADVKGPDDYQINHTTATYLIGAGGQLILVWDYTQLTDVRRVQTDLEHVLEAS, from the coding sequence TTGACCGCACCCACCCCACCTGAATCCACCCACCCGGAATCCGGCCCGGCCGCGCGCCCCTGGTACGTCTCGGCGCTGCTGGCCGTGGCCGCCGTGACGCTGCTGCTGCTGGCCGCCTGGGGGTACGCCCGCCTGCGCAGCCCCTACCCGTACTACGGGACCAGTTACCCCGCCGGGACGGCCGCCCAGCCCTTCAGCGGCACCGACCAGCGCGGCCAGCCGTTCACGTTCACGCCCGGCGCGGGCGCCGACGCCGGGCAGGTCACGGCCGTGTTCTTCGGGTTCACGCACTGCCCGAACATCTGCCCGCTGAGCCTGACGTACCTGAACAGGGTGCGCGCCGCCCTGACCCCCGAACAGCAGGCCCGCTTCCGGATCGTGCTGGTCAGCGTGGACCCCGACCGCGACACGCCGGAGCGCCTGAACGAGTACGTGTCGTTCTTCGGGAAAGGCAGCGCGGGCGTGCGCATTCCCGAACCGGCGCTGGCCGCCGTGGCCCGCGATTACGGCGTGGGATACCAGAAAGCCGACGTGAAAGGCCCCGACGACTACCAGATCAACCACACGACCGCCACGTACCTGATCGGCGCGGGCGGCCAGCTGATCCTGGTCTGGGACTACACCCAGCTGACCGACGTGCGGCGCGTGCAGACCGACCTGGAACACGTCCTGGAGGCCTCATGA
- a CDS encoding copper chaperone PCu(A)C, with translation MTSTSNPRRMRTVLMVALGAMILLGAYLYLNPAPDPQTTTQTNTTPTTAGQPMSSDMDHTSMPDHTPGSAAGTQAAAPAGSTLPLTVWDAYAVAVPPGIRDTSVFGTLENTGAEPLMITGAASSDATSGMLMVTHTDAQGLTGMSMTDTLTVPAGGRLTLSDTGDHVMLMGLRAPADDGGTLNLTLTDSQGRQLTLTVPVRKP, from the coding sequence ATGACTTCAACCTCCAACCCGCGCCGGATGCGGACCGTGCTGATGGTCGCCCTGGGCGCGATGATCCTGCTGGGCGCCTACCTGTACCTGAATCCCGCCCCGGACCCACAGACCACCACCCAGACGAACACCACGCCGACCACGGCCGGGCAGCCCATGAGCAGCGACATGGACCACACCAGCATGCCCGACCACACCCCCGGCAGCGCGGCGGGCACGCAGGCCGCCGCCCCGGCTGGCAGCACGCTGCCGCTGACCGTCTGGGACGCCTACGCGGTCGCCGTGCCGCCCGGCATCCGCGACACCAGCGTGTTCGGCACGCTGGAGAACACGGGCGCGGAGCCGCTGATGATCACGGGCGCGGCCAGCAGCGACGCCACGAGCGGCATGCTGATGGTCACGCACACCGACGCGCAGGGCCTGACCGGCATGAGCATGACCGACACCCTGACCGTGCCCGCCGGGGGCCGCCTGACCCTCAGCGACACCGGCGACCACGTGATGCTGATGGGCCTGCGCGCCCCCGCCGACGACGGCGGCACCCTGAACCTGACCCTGACCGACTCGCAGGGCCGCCAGCTGACCCTGACCGTGCCCGTCCGCAAACCCTGA
- a CDS encoding LacI family DNA-binding transcriptional regulator, which produces MRKPTIQDVARQAGVGVGTVSRVLNNHVAVKGATRETVLKAIADLEYTPNPHARRIAGGKSYTISVLLPVLTTEFYVRLLDGLESAFQEARYDVAIFPLLDRSRLERYLGSHTLAYQADGLVMATYNLTQMFHERRLRTQQPTVLVDAFSDAVDSSFMDNVSGGRLAGEYAVSLPGNLYAVWVETELDHLFTTRVFEDRRSGFLSAVQTAGRSVKREFTSSFDSLTARNTAATLLDDAQAAGLPCTVFASADMLAGALLDEVRLRGLKIGQDVRVIGFDDQPWAAERELTTLHQPVESMGYEAAQLLLSRLNGYKGPPRARRFEPRLIVRGSA; this is translated from the coding sequence ATGCGTAAACCCACCATTCAGGATGTTGCCCGGCAGGCCGGGGTCGGCGTCGGCACCGTGTCCCGCGTGCTGAACAATCACGTGGCCGTGAAGGGTGCCACCCGCGAAACCGTCCTCAAGGCCATCGCCGACCTCGAGTACACGCCCAACCCGCACGCCCGCCGCATCGCCGGCGGCAAGAGCTACACCATCAGCGTGCTGCTGCCGGTCCTGACCACCGAATTCTACGTGCGCCTCCTCGACGGACTGGAAAGCGCGTTCCAGGAAGCGCGGTACGACGTGGCGATCTTCCCGCTGCTGGACCGCTCGCGGCTGGAACGGTACCTGGGGTCGCACACCCTGGCGTACCAGGCGGACGGACTGGTCATGGCGACGTACAACCTCACGCAGATGTTCCACGAGCGGCGCCTGCGCACCCAGCAGCCCACCGTGCTGGTCGACGCCTTCTCGGACGCCGTGGATTCCTCGTTCATGGATAACGTCAGCGGCGGCCGCCTCGCCGGAGAGTACGCCGTGAGCCTGCCCGGCAACCTGTACGCCGTGTGGGTCGAGACGGAACTCGATCACCTGTTCACCACCCGCGTGTTCGAGGACCGCCGCAGCGGCTTCCTGAGCGCCGTGCAGACCGCCGGACGCAGCGTGAAGCGCGAGTTCACGTCCAGTTTCGATTCCCTGACGGCCCGCAACACCGCCGCGACCCTGCTGGACGACGCGCAGGCCGCCGGGCTGCCCTGCACGGTGTTCGCGTCCGCCGACATGCTCGCCGGAGCGCTGCTCGACGAGGTGCGCCTGCGCGGCCTGAAGATCGGGCAGGACGTCCGCGTGATCGGCTTCGACGATCAACCCTGGGCCGCCGAGCGCGAGCTGACCACCCTGCACCAGCCGGTCGAGAGCATGGGCTACGAGGCCGCGCAACTGCTGCTCTCGCGCCTGAACGGCTACAAGGGACCGCCCCGCGCGCGCCGTTTCGAGCCGCGCCTGATCGTCCGCGGCAGCGCGTAA
- a CDS encoding FUN14 domain-containing protein has product MTTPAPVPTPPPADPTGSPLGDALHALLPDLSVGAVLGFATGVAIRYVGRVALIVLGVLFITLQLLAYFELISVNWLRVQAITEPWLRQGSEQGGAWLTRLLTANLPFAGAFTAGLLLGLRVRV; this is encoded by the coding sequence ATGACCACACCTGCCCCCGTTCCCACCCCCCCGCCCGCAGACCCGACCGGCAGTCCGCTGGGCGACGCCCTGCACGCGCTGCTGCCGGACCTGAGCGTGGGGGCCGTGCTGGGCTTCGCGACCGGCGTGGCGATCCGCTACGTGGGCCGCGTGGCGCTGATCGTGCTGGGCGTGCTGTTCATCACGCTGCAACTGCTGGCGTACTTCGAACTGATCAGCGTGAACTGGTTGCGCGTGCAGGCCATCACCGAGCCGTGGCTGCGGCAGGGCAGCGAGCAGGGCGGCGCGTGGCTGACCCGCCTCCTGACCGCGAACCTGCCGTTTGCCGGGGCGTTCACAGCCGGACTGCTGCTGGGCCTGCGAGTCCGGGTGTAG
- a CDS encoding RNA polymerase sigma factor has protein sequence MDLPTEPASPEPVPADLISPELLARLTAGEEAAWFEFVQEYEGRMYGYLYRLEGNSEDALDLTQEVFYRAWRSIRTFRPGERVLPWLYQVARNTQIESHRRKQLQRFSLEQAREDVGFEVTSEKRSPVQAAESADAQDRVQRALLRLPPEYREAVVLRFVEDLSYDEIAQVQGVALGTAKSRVFRAKEQLAELLAGVSDVN, from the coding sequence GTGGACCTTCCGACCGAGCCTGCCTCTCCTGAACCCGTTCCCGCCGACCTGATCTCGCCGGAGTTACTGGCGCGGCTCACGGCGGGCGAGGAAGCCGCGTGGTTCGAGTTCGTGCAGGAGTACGAGGGCCGCATGTACGGCTACCTGTACCGCCTGGAAGGCAACAGCGAGGACGCGCTGGACCTGACGCAGGAGGTGTTCTACCGCGCGTGGCGCAGCATCCGCACGTTCCGGCCCGGCGAGCGGGTGCTGCCGTGGCTGTATCAGGTGGCCAGGAACACGCAGATCGAATCTCACCGCCGCAAGCAGTTGCAGCGCTTCTCGCTGGAGCAGGCGCGTGAGGACGTGGGGTTCGAGGTCACCAGCGAGAAACGCTCCCCGGTGCAGGCGGCCGAGAGCGCCGACGCGCAGGACCGCGTGCAGCGCGCCCTGCTGCGCCTGCCGCCCGAGTACCGCGAGGCGGTCGTGCTGCGCTTTGTAGAGGACCTCAGTTACGACGAGATCGCGCAGGTGCAGGGCGTGGCCCTCGGCACCGCCAAGAGCCGCGTGTTCCGCGCCAAGGAGCAACTGGCCGAACTGCTGGCCGGCGTTTCAGATGTGAACTGA
- a CDS encoding CAP domain-containing protein: MTTPARPPRPRRPWVAPLLLLALSAPASAQSQGGTFRIGYSGDSQRRAPYTVTFTATHPAGYTAQWAFGDGGSARGPQVTHTYYRPGTYALSAALLDASGREVARASAQIQVLSGGPERTELTLLLTPGSVRVSTAESVLYTPGTPRVFLDGREIGSGPVPVTPGTHTAVTQASSSTGQTVDRRVTFTVPAQPWQTSLPFDSEVLRLTNQARAQGWNCATLRTGGPALPPLKQHPTLDLAAQAQSVAMALYGYFDHTSALDGSTPARRLNAAGMIPTSSAENIAAGQETPAEVVDGWLRSPGHCRNIMGNFTLIGLSYVNRPGSPYGRYWTQVFARP, from the coding sequence GTGACCACCCCCGCACGCCCACCACGCCCGCGCCGCCCCTGGGTCGCCCCGCTGCTGCTCCTGGCCCTGAGCGCACCTGCCAGCGCCCAGTCGCAGGGCGGCACCTTCCGCATCGGGTACAGCGGGGACTCGCAGCGGCGCGCGCCCTACACGGTCACGTTCACGGCCACCCACCCCGCCGGGTACACGGCGCAGTGGGCGTTCGGGGACGGCGGATCGGCGCGCGGCCCGCAGGTCACGCACACCTACTACCGCCCCGGCACGTACGCCCTGAGCGCCGCCCTGCTGGACGCCAGTGGCCGCGAGGTCGCGCGGGCCTCCGCGCAGATCCAGGTGCTCAGCGGCGGCCCGGAACGCACCGAACTGACCCTGCTGCTGACCCCCGGCAGCGTGCGCGTCAGCACCGCCGAAAGCGTGCTGTACACGCCCGGCACGCCCCGCGTGTTCCTCGACGGCCGCGAGATCGGCAGCGGCCCGGTGCCCGTCACGCCCGGCACGCACACGGCCGTCACGCAGGCCAGCAGCAGCACCGGGCAGACCGTGGACCGCCGCGTGACCTTCACCGTGCCCGCCCAGCCGTGGCAGACCAGCCTGCCCTTCGACAGCGAGGTGCTGCGCCTGACCAACCAGGCCCGCGCGCAGGGCTGGAACTGCGCGACCCTCCGCACCGGCGGCCCCGCCCTGCCACCCCTGAAACAGCACCCCACCCTGGACCTCGCCGCGCAGGCCCAGTCGGTCGCCATGGCCCTGTACGGGTACTTCGATCACACCAGCGCCCTGGACGGCAGCACCCCCGCCCGCCGCCTGAACGCCGCCGGGATGATCCCCACCAGTTCCGCCGAGAACATCGCCGCCGGGCAGGAAACACCCGCCGAGGTCGTGGACGGCTGGCTGCGCAGCCCCGGCCACTGCCGCAACATCATGGGCAACTTCACCCTGATCGGCCTGTCGTACGTGAACCGCCCCGGCAGCCCCTACGGTCGCTACTGGACGCAGGTGTTCGCGCGCCCCTGA
- a CDS encoding sensor histidine kinase, with protein sequence MTTRTPTPPDPPPVASHPASQGPPGGPRDRRALWSPRLLTLLREVALTALPALLTAALLLLGTRPAYDALKNTGTGWTPYAYQALAQDVLQYQVIRLQPGVSAEEIESWAGIALSSAGNRAQFGLLDDVERIGERRLSVVERNLLQNTDASVARAAREVVGLNAQATEYAKSLGIRYQQELQRLRFVMIGSALLLGTLSALLILRVLLMWRDETRRARRREQRQLEALNLASHEMRRPLQTLMLASDLLRHADAPDQRQRLLAMIEDSATQISSRADLTRLNDLYLDVTLNVQRTDLSALLRRFSSGRVHVITPPGPVMWPADPNRARQMIENLTENALKYTPGLVEVTLTTTPHGPQVQVRDFGPGLSAELQARVFLPYERGPDSLVGGQGLGLPLVRRYARAHGGDVSISHAPDGGLIMTITFGEPEAHLSAPARSAAPRPRLTGD encoded by the coding sequence ATGACCACCCGCACGCCCACCCCCCCCGACCCGCCACCGGTCGCCAGTCACCCCGCCAGTCAGGGGCCGCCCGGCGGGCCACGTGACCGCCGCGCCCTCTGGTCGCCGCGCCTGCTGACCCTGCTGCGCGAGGTCGCGCTGACCGCCCTGCCCGCCCTGCTGACGGCCGCGCTGCTGCTGCTGGGCACCCGCCCCGCCTACGACGCCCTGAAAAACACCGGGACCGGCTGGACTCCCTACGCGTACCAGGCACTGGCGCAGGACGTACTGCAGTACCAGGTGATCCGCCTGCAACCCGGCGTCAGCGCCGAGGAGATCGAGAGCTGGGCCGGGATCGCGCTGTCCAGTGCAGGCAACCGGGCGCAGTTCGGCCTGCTCGACGACGTGGAACGCATCGGCGAGCGGCGACTGTCGGTCGTGGAACGCAACCTCCTGCAGAACACCGACGCCTCGGTCGCCCGCGCCGCGCGCGAGGTGGTGGGCCTGAACGCCCAGGCCACCGAGTACGCCAAGAGCCTGGGCATCCGCTACCAGCAGGAACTGCAGCGGCTGCGCTTCGTCATGATCGGCAGCGCCCTGCTGCTCGGCACGCTCAGCGCCCTGCTGATCCTGCGCGTCCTGCTGATGTGGCGCGACGAGACCCGGCGCGCCCGCCGCCGCGAACAGCGGCAACTCGAAGCCCTGAACCTCGCCAGTCACGAGATGCGCCGCCCCCTCCAGACCCTGATGCTGGCCAGCGACCTGCTGCGCCACGCCGACGCCCCCGACCAGCGCCAGCGCCTGCTGGCCATGATCGAGGACAGCGCCACGCAGATCTCCAGCCGCGCCGACCTGACCCGCCTGAACGACCTGTACCTGGACGTGACCCTGAACGTGCAGCGCACCGACCTGAGCGCCCTGCTGCGGCGCTTCTCGTCCGGGCGGGTGCATGTCATCACGCCGCCCGGCCCGGTCATGTGGCCCGCCGACCCCAACCGCGCCCGCCAGATGATCGAGAACCTGACCGAGAACGCCCTGAAGTACACGCCGGGACTGGTCGAGGTGACCCTGACCACCACCCCGCACGGCCCGCAGGTGCAGGTCCGCGACTTCGGCCCCGGCCTGAGCGCCGAACTGCAGGCCCGCGTGTTCCTCCCGTACGAGCGCGGCCCCGACAGTCTGGTCGGCGGGCAGGGACTGGGCCTGCCGCTGGTGCGCCGGTACGCCCGCGCGCACGGCGGCGACGTGAGCATCAGTCACGCCCCGGACGGCGGCCTGATCATGACCATCACCTTCGGCGAACCCGAGGCGCACCTGTCAGCCCCCGCCCGGTCCGCCGCGCCGCGCCCCCGCCTGACCGGCGACTGA
- a CDS encoding molybdopterin-dependent oxidoreductase: MFPRNPHQDRRSSWPRLTLAALISAVLVGAQATPAPLQFKPRPPAFEYVRAAQPTPRARPGERVALTINAGQTDLKLTLAQLRAMPAVRYTTPHPQLKKTITYEGVTLRDLAARGGFAGKDLRLYATNGFASTIRADDYMNWPVMLAYQADGAPIPALQKGPLTVVLPATPERFHTAEYSSAWVWFVERLAPVK, from the coding sequence GTGTTCCCCCGCAACCCACACCAAGACCGCCGCAGCAGCTGGCCGCGCCTGACGCTGGCCGCCCTGATCAGCGCCGTGCTGGTCGGCGCGCAGGCCACACCCGCCCCGCTGCAGTTCAAACCGCGCCCCCCCGCGTTCGAGTACGTGCGCGCCGCGCAACCCACCCCCCGCGCCCGCCCCGGTGAGCGCGTCGCCCTGACCATCAACGCCGGGCAGACCGACCTGAAACTCACGCTGGCGCAACTGCGCGCCATGCCCGCCGTGCGCTACACCACCCCGCACCCGCAACTGAAAAAGACCATCACGTACGAGGGCGTTACGCTGCGCGACCTCGCCGCGCGCGGCGGCTTCGCCGGGAAGGACCTGCGCCTGTACGCCACCAACGGCTTTGCCAGCACCATCCGCGCCGACGATTACATGAACTGGCCGGTCATGCTGGCCTACCAGGCGGACGGCGCGCCCATCCCCGCCCTTCAGAAGGGACCGCTGACCGTCGTGCTGCCCGCCACCCCGGAACGCTTCCATACCGCCGAGTACTCCAGCGCGTGGGTGTGGTTCGTGGAACGCCTCGCCCCCGTGAAATGA
- a CDS encoding DUF4384 domain-containing protein, translating into MKSLVNLSLVNLTAVLASVTALSAAHAAPTISAQSIIVNPVQPTLNVKVWTDRDSSGTRTPAYAPGEKIRLYTSVNQDAYVYLFNVDPQGQVDLILPNRYQGGANFLKANAVKVFPAAGDPFSFDIAAPYGVNKVLALASRTPLNLDQIATFKSGQNSFASVQVTGQQGLAQALSIVVTPLPQNNWVTATAFYNVAGRAVSVPRPVTPTPAPAPVVTNPWGSQREWRVTIDTRSDLRAQHDAYAAKLRSEGYVLVQTSVKNNEIKSEFRRAGGGKAELKVKRKGNRTEITVERR; encoded by the coding sequence ATGAAAAGCCTCGTGAACCTCAGCCTCGTGAACCTGACCGCCGTCCTGGCCTCCGTGACCGCCCTGAGCGCCGCGCACGCCGCGCCGACCATCAGCGCGCAGAGCATCATCGTGAACCCCGTGCAGCCCACCCTGAACGTGAAAGTCTGGACCGACCGCGACAGCAGCGGCACCCGCACCCCCGCCTACGCACCGGGCGAGAAGATCCGCCTGTACACCAGCGTCAACCAGGACGCCTACGTGTACCTGTTCAACGTGGACCCCCAGGGACAGGTGGACCTGATCCTGCCCAACCGCTACCAGGGCGGCGCGAACTTCCTGAAAGCGAACGCCGTGAAGGTCTTCCCGGCCGCCGGTGACCCCTTCAGCTTCGACATTGCCGCGCCGTACGGCGTGAACAAGGTCCTGGCCCTGGCCAGCCGCACGCCCCTGAACCTCGATCAGATCGCCACGTTCAAGTCCGGTCAGAACAGCTTCGCCAGCGTGCAGGTCACGGGTCAGCAGGGGCTGGCGCAGGCGCTGAGCATCGTCGTGACGCCGCTGCCGCAGAACAACTGGGTGACCGCCACCGCCTTCTACAACGTGGCGGGCCGCGCGGTCAGCGTGCCCCGGCCCGTGACGCCCACCCCGGCCCCCGCGCCGGTCGTGACGAACCCCTGGGGATCGCAGCGCGAGTGGCGGGTCACCATCGACACCCGCTCGGACCTGCGCGCCCAGCATGACGCGTACGCCGCGAAACTGCGCAGCGAGGGCTACGTGCTCGTGCAGACCAGCGTGAAGAACAACGAGATCAAGAGCGAATTCCGCCGCGCCGGTGGCGGCAAGGCCGAACTGAAGGTCAAGCGTAAAGGCAACCGCACCGAGATCACCGTCGAACGCCGCTGA
- the pdhA gene encoding pyruvate dehydrogenase (acetyl-transferring) E1 component subunit alpha, which translates to MVQCLAPDGSVVREDLLPDPETRLELYRQMRRARHFDERGWVLYRQGRLGVFPPFGGMEASQVGTAAALTKNDWLFPTYRDTGAALTLGLPIARTLAYWRTSPHGWHMPADLKVLPFYIPIATQYPQAVGAALAERRQGTRNVAMAFIGDGGSSEGDFHEALNFAGALNAPCVFILQNNGWAISVPTRAQTRATDLSRRADGYGIPGVRVDGNDALATYHVTREAVNRARDGGGPTLIETVTYRVKPHTVADDPSRYRSEADTAGWDAKDPVTRLRTHLLNAGLMTEDSEADLLAEIAAEFEAALAEADSYPEPTPAEILDHVFAEPTPQLKKQRAEILAEHAQDKKEQA; encoded by the coding sequence ATGGTGCAGTGCCTCGCCCCGGACGGCTCGGTCGTCCGCGAGGACCTGCTGCCCGACCCCGAAACGCGCCTGGAACTGTACCGGCAGATGCGCCGCGCCCGACACTTCGACGAACGCGGCTGGGTGCTGTACCGCCAGGGCCGCCTGGGCGTCTTCCCGCCCTTCGGCGGCATGGAGGCCAGTCAGGTCGGCACCGCCGCCGCGCTGACGAAGAACGACTGGCTGTTCCCCACGTACCGCGACACCGGCGCGGCCCTGACGCTGGGCCTGCCCATCGCGCGCACCCTCGCGTACTGGCGCACGAGCCCGCACGGGTGGCACATGCCCGCCGACCTGAAGGTGCTGCCGTTCTACATCCCGATCGCCACGCAGTACCCGCAGGCGGTCGGCGCGGCCCTCGCCGAGCGGCGACAGGGCACCCGCAACGTCGCCATGGCGTTCATCGGGGACGGCGGCAGCAGCGAGGGTGACTTCCACGAGGCGCTGAACTTCGCCGGGGCCCTGAACGCCCCGTGCGTGTTCATCCTCCAGAACAACGGCTGGGCGATCAGCGTCCCCACCCGCGCGCAGACGCGCGCCACGGACCTGAGCCGCCGCGCCGACGGGTACGGCATCCCCGGCGTGCGCGTGGACGGCAACGACGCGCTGGCGACCTACCACGTCACCCGTGAAGCCGTGAACCGCGCCCGGGACGGCGGCGGCCCCACCCTGATCGAGACGGTCACGTACCGCGTCAAGCCGCACACCGTCGCCGACGACCCCAGCCGCTACCGCAGCGAGGCCGACACCGCCGGCTGGGACGCCAAGGACCCCGTCACGCGCCTGCGCACCCACCTCCTGAACGCGGGCCTGATGACCGAAGACAGCGAGGCCGACCTGCTCGCCGAGATCGCCGCCGAGTTCGAGGCCGCCCTGGCCGAAGCCGACAGCTACCCCGAACCCACCCCCGCCGAGATCCTCGACCACGTCTTCGCGGAACCCACCCCCCAGCTGAAAAAGCAGCGCGCGGAAATCCTCGCCGAGCACGCGCAGGACAAGAAGGAGCAGGCATGA